One Nostoc punctiforme PCC 73102 DNA window includes the following coding sequences:
- a CDS encoding dienelactone hydrolase family protein, protein MKEITRRKFIATSTLATGFALAVQPISAQVTATDAKGLVAGAVKIPVKDGEIPAYRAAPATGENFPIVLVIQEIFGVHEHIQDVTRRFAQLGYLAIAPELFIRQGDVTKLSSIDEIRPIVAKVPDAQVLSDLDATVKWAVKSAKGNANKLAITGFCWGGRITWLYAAHNPKVKAGVAWYGRLVGDATELQPKYPIDIASALTVPILGLYGGKDTGIPLDTVEQMRDHLKSSSSKSEIIVYPDAPHAFFADYRPSYREKDAKDGWKRLLAWFKQNGV, encoded by the coding sequence ATGAAAGAAATAACACGCCGCAAATTTATCGCAACAAGCACCTTGGCGACGGGTTTTGCCTTGGCAGTGCAACCCATTTCTGCTCAAGTCACCGCTACCGATGCTAAGGGGTTGGTAGCTGGTGCAGTGAAAATTCCCGTCAAAGATGGCGAAATTCCTGCGTACAGAGCAGCACCCGCCACTGGTGAAAATTTCCCAATTGTCTTGGTAATTCAAGAAATCTTTGGCGTACACGAGCATATTCAAGATGTTACTCGTCGTTTTGCTCAGTTGGGATACTTGGCGATCGCACCGGAATTATTTATCCGTCAAGGCGATGTCACTAAGTTAAGCAGTATAGACGAAATTCGCCCAATTGTTGCCAAAGTACCAGATGCCCAAGTGTTATCCGATCTCGATGCCACGGTAAAATGGGCTGTGAAATCAGCTAAAGGCAATGCCAATAAATTGGCGATTACAGGTTTCTGCTGGGGTGGCCGCATTACCTGGTTGTATGCGGCACACAATCCCAAGGTAAAGGCAGGTGTAGCATGGTATGGGCGACTCGTGGGCGATGCTACCGAACTTCAGCCCAAGTATCCAATTGATATTGCATCGGCGTTGACAGTCCCCATTCTCGGACTCTACGGTGGCAAAGATACGGGTATTCCCCTTGATACAGTAGAACAGATGCGCGATCACTTAAAGTCTAGTAGCAGCAAATCTGAGATCATCGTCTACCCCGATGCACCCCACGCTTTTTTTGCCGATTATCGCCCCTCCTACCGTGAGAAAGATGCTAAGGACGGTTGGAAACGTCTTTTGGCGTGGTTTAAGCAAAATGGTGTTTAA
- a CDS encoding alpha/beta hydrolase family esterase, whose translation MNIYQNYRILKKVVIVLLGVTLLTACDSIQAEEKNITKAKILSGDNYGELYDQGKLRTYYLYTPKSYNPDRPMPLVLVFHGDDGNGRSISNVTRFNELADKKGFIVVYPDGIDQKWSLRGNAQGRVDDVSFVNALINHLQQQINIDSHKIYATGFSRGAILTQALACKLPDKISGFASVAGSLPVRLKSNCQPRTSISMLTINGTNDRDVLYEGDDRTQRGALLSISDMVDFWRSHDQCTSSNKSPDFAEDKVKTAIYTGCSGNSEVWQLAVINGGHFWPGGSSTDKNLNKFNANLGLNASETIWNFFQSHSS comes from the coding sequence ATGAATATCTATCAAAATTATCGGATTTTAAAAAAAGTTGTAATAGTTCTACTTGGAGTTACTTTATTGACAGCCTGCGATTCCATTCAGGCTGAAGAAAAAAATATAACTAAAGCAAAAATCTTGAGTGGCGATAATTATGGAGAACTATACGATCAAGGAAAGTTACGTACTTACTATTTGTACACTCCAAAATCTTATAATCCAGACCGCCCAATGCCGTTAGTTTTAGTGTTTCATGGAGATGATGGTAATGGTCGGTCTATCAGTAATGTGACTCGCTTCAATGAATTAGCAGATAAAAAAGGATTTATTGTTGTTTATCCAGATGGAATTGACCAAAAATGGAGCCTTAGAGGTAACGCTCAAGGAAGGGTGGATGATGTTTCGTTTGTCAATGCTTTGATTAATCATCTTCAGCAGCAAATCAATATTGATAGCCATAAAATTTATGCCACCGGTTTTTCTAGAGGTGCCATACTTACCCAAGCACTGGCTTGTAAGTTACCTGATAAAATTTCTGGTTTTGCATCAGTAGCTGGTTCGCTCCCTGTTAGACTCAAATCTAATTGCCAGCCTCGAACTTCCATATCGATGTTAACGATTAACGGTACAAACGATCGCGATGTACTTTATGAAGGTGACGATCGTACTCAACGAGGAGCGTTGCTTTCTATCTCAGACATGGTAGATTTTTGGCGATCGCACGATCAATGTACTTCATCAAATAAATCTCCTGACTTTGCTGAAGATAAAGTGAAAACCGCTATCTACACAGGTTGTAGTGGCAACTCAGAAGTCTGGCAGCTAGCGGTAATAAACGGTGGACATTTCTGGCCTGGTGGTTCCTCAACTGACAAAAATCTAAACAAATTCAACGCAAACCTGGGGCTGAACGCCAGTGAAACAATTTGGAACTTTTTTCAAAGTCACAGTTCGTAA
- a CDS encoding high light inducible protein has protein sequence MATQETRSSTDLPPVAPEYNGVDRNAFLFGWTPQAEIWNGRLAAIGFLAYLLWDLAGYSVLRDVLHLVGY, from the coding sequence ATGGCAACTCAAGAAACTCGGTCTTCTACTGATTTACCACCTGTTGCACCAGAATACAACGGTGTAGATCGCAACGCTTTTCTGTTTGGCTGGACTCCTCAAGCCGAAATTTGGAATGGTCGTTTGGCAGCAATTGGTTTTCTCGCCTATTTGCTTTGGGATTTAGCCGGTTATAGCGTTTTACGCGACGTACTGCACTTAGTTGGCTACTAA
- a CDS encoding high light inducible protein, with product METRSSTDLPPVAKAYNGVDRNAFLFGWTPQAEIWNGRLAAIGFLGYLLWDLAGYSVLRDVLHIISY from the coding sequence ATGGAAACTCGATCTTCTACTGATTTACCACCTGTTGCTAAAGCTTACAATGGTGTAGACCGCAATGCTTTTTTGTTTGGTTGGACTCCCCAAGCTGAAATCTGGAACGGTCGTTTGGCAGCAATTGGTTTTCTCGGCTATTTGCTTTGGGATTTAGCTGGTTATAGTGTCTTACGCGATGTATTGCACATAATTAGCTATTAG
- a CDS encoding SLC13 family permease, with amino-acid sequence MDNWQAILSVITFTSVIILVMTEWIHLTIAALLGALLLVFTNVMTLEEAVGYIGNSHGTLGLFFGVMVLVRAFEPTKIFDYLATQILLLAKGQGKRLLLGIVAIVTPICAVLPNATTVMLLAPLIPPMAKEVGINFVPLLILMVFVANSAGLLTLVGDPATFIVGDAVNISFTDYLLELSLGGVIAVAIVIATLPFLFRKIWNTQLDNLEELPHPQINHPRALSFGAVIVFFVLLFFVVGETLPVPVSPAAAALLGSALALLLSHHSKIDSVNNILRDVDWSTLIFFMSIFVLIGGLEKTGVINGLSGILAAILGKNIILGSLVLLFFVGILSSVVPNIPLVVGMVPLLKQYIVTVGLAPAEVLAQDFQGQFPPEVLPLFYAMMFGATLGGNGTLVGASSNIVAAGISEQHGRRISFKTFLHYGIPVMLLQLLASALYMLFRFLL; translated from the coding sequence GTGGACAACTGGCAAGCAATCCTTAGTGTAATTACATTTACAAGTGTCATTATCTTAGTGATGACAGAATGGATACATCTTACGATTGCGGCATTATTAGGAGCATTGTTATTAGTTTTTACCAACGTCATGACTTTAGAAGAAGCTGTTGGTTACATCGGCAACAGTCATGGAACACTCGGTTTATTCTTTGGAGTTATGGTGCTAGTACGAGCTTTTGAACCTACCAAGATATTTGATTATTTAGCAACTCAAATATTACTCCTCGCTAAGGGACAAGGCAAGCGTCTATTACTCGGTATTGTGGCTATTGTGACACCCATCTGTGCAGTTTTACCAAATGCCACAACAGTAATGTTGTTAGCGCCTTTAATTCCACCAATGGCAAAGGAAGTGGGGATAAATTTTGTTCCCTTGTTAATTTTAATGGTATTTGTTGCTAATAGTGCCGGACTCCTAACTTTAGTTGGAGATCCAGCCACCTTTATTGTTGGTGATGCTGTGAATATCAGCTTTACAGATTATTTATTGGAATTGAGTTTAGGAGGGGTAATTGCCGTTGCTATCGTAATTGCAACACTACCATTTTTATTTCGTAAAATTTGGAATACCCAGTTAGATAATTTAGAAGAACTGCCACATCCACAAATCAATCATCCACGAGCTTTAAGCTTTGGTGCAGTTATAGTATTTTTCGTCCTGCTATTTTTTGTCGTTGGAGAAACTCTACCAGTTCCGGTTTCGCCTGCTGCCGCAGCTTTGTTAGGATCAGCTTTAGCTTTGCTGTTATCTCACCATAGCAAAATTGATTCAGTTAACAATATTTTGCGGGATGTAGACTGGAGTACATTAATATTTTTTATGAGTATTTTTGTGTTAATTGGAGGGCTAGAAAAAACAGGTGTAATTAATGGTTTATCAGGAATATTAGCAGCAATTTTAGGAAAAAATATTATCCTGGGTTCCCTAGTTTTATTATTTTTTGTAGGTATATTATCGAGCGTAGTCCCCAATATTCCTTTAGTGGTGGGGATGGTTCCCTTACTCAAACAATATATTGTAACTGTGGGATTAGCACCCGCAGAAGTTCTAGCACAAGATTTTCAAGGGCAGTTTCCCCCAGAAGTATTACCACTTTTTTATGCCATGATGTTTGGTGCAACTTTGGGAGGTAATGGCACATTAGTAGGGGCATCATCTAATATCGTCGCTGCCGGTATTTCTGAGCAGCATGGACGGCGCATCTCCTTTAAAACTTTCCTTCACTACGGCATTCCAGTGATGCTGTTGCAACTGTTAGCTTCGGCTTTGTATATGTTGTTTCGCTTTCTGCTTTAG
- a CDS encoding universal stress protein, whose translation MLARLQSATGRNDLIEQMVLVPEPKKPFSKKPQKAKAVNLIVAYDASPNSHAALDIAFWIAHQTRLATNAQVTVQAVYVVEDNQSSQYPNILSFPQQPSLECQISEVSKSVTQVLTQPKLQTVVTPLQQADIILWQARSLAEEWQGCFKSHLRFGCISTELKKVVESEAADILFLGCNSVNHPMIEALGYNFPCAVLGIPSCIDE comes from the coding sequence ATGTTAGCACGTCTGCAAAGTGCCACAGGTCGAAATGACTTAATTGAACAAATGGTACTAGTGCCAGAACCAAAAAAACCTTTCTCTAAAAAACCTCAAAAAGCAAAAGCAGTTAATTTAATTGTTGCTTATGACGCATCTCCTAACAGTCATGCGGCGCTAGACATTGCTTTCTGGATTGCCCATCAAACGCGTTTAGCTACTAATGCACAAGTTACAGTTCAAGCTGTTTATGTGGTAGAAGACAATCAAAGCAGTCAATATCCAAATATCTTGAGCTTTCCACAACAGCCTTCATTAGAATGTCAAATCAGTGAAGTATCAAAGTCTGTGACACAGGTATTAACTCAACCTAAATTGCAGACAGTGGTAACTCCCCTACAACAAGCAGATATAATTCTCTGGCAAGCCCGAAGTCTGGCTGAAGAATGGCAAGGTTGCTTCAAATCTCATTTACGGTTTGGCTGCATTTCTACAGAACTTAAAAAAGTTGTTGAATCAGAAGCTGCCGATATCTTATTCCTCGGTTGCAACTCTGTTAATCATCCGATGATTGAAGCATTAGGTTATAATTTTCCCTGCGCCGTTTTGGGTATTCCCAGTTGTATTGATGAATAA